From a region of the Podospora pseudopauciseta strain CBS 411.78 chromosome 7 map unlocalized CBS411.78m_7, whole genome shotgun sequence genome:
- a CDS encoding uncharacterized protein (COG:S; EggNog:ENOG503NY0E) — MSYNPPMSFSERRGAVFNEELSLNTHHGIKSLAQPRPRGPPTPSMSTPAADFDQVTGSPPPPPTPAASPGPSNSRPDWKSADETEEAYLATIRQYFVKCNSAQRGRLLSDLLNLCTSQQLSFVHQFVSPLLKKDPFTTLPDELCLRILSFIDDPKVLVRASQVSRRWRDLLSDDMTWKNLCVKHDYQRRMSEVQAMRAELYGHAQRDDGAAAGDCSGALTSNSLPTSFGSSTGARPRLTSYKSHFKQRYLVDVAWRTGGRNISKNLTQDGGVVTSLHLTSKYIIVALDNARIHVFDTEGNALRTLQGHVMGVWAMVPWDDILVSGGCDREVRVWDLTTGNCLHTLRGHTSTVRCLKMSDANTAISGSRDTTLRVWDIRNGTLIKLLVGHQASVRCLEIKGDIVVSGSYDTTAKVWSISEGRCLHTLSGHYSQIYAIAFDGYRVATGSLDTSVRIWNAQTGECQAVLQGHTSLVGQLQMRGGTLVTGGSDGSVRVWSLERFCPIHRLAAHDNSVTSLQFDDTRVVSGGSDGRVKVWDLKTGQLVRELITQGEAVWRVAFEDEKCVAMALKNSRTVMEVWNFSPPEEMLNDRPVIPLKRTLDAPAPDGSRPLSAFALDYRGAGSSSSGNGMLDVDMPDAGPSTAPLQQSGGMFFRDP, encoded by the exons ATGTCCTACAATCCTCCAATGAGTTTCTCCGAGAGGAGAGGGGCCGTCTTTAACGAGGAGTTGTCGCTGAATACACATCATGGCATCAAGAGCCTGGCGCAACCGCGTCCCAGAgggccaccaacaccgagtATGAGCACGCCCGCGGCAGACTTCGATCAGGTTACCggctctccaccacctccacccacGCCGGCGGCATCCCCAGGACCATCCAACTCGAGGCCGGATTGGAAGAGCGCCGACGAAACCGAGGAGGCCTACCTTGCTACGATTCGCCAGTACTTTGTCAAGTGCAACAGTGCTCAGAGGGGGCGGCTGCTGTCTGATCTGCTGAATCTCTGCACCAGTCAACAGCTGAGCTTTGTGCACCAGTTTGTCAGCCCgctgctgaagaaggatCCATTCACTACTCTCCCAGATGAACTGTGTCTTAGA ATCCTCTCGTTCATCGACGATCCCAAGGTGCTTGTGCGCGCATCGCAAGTGTCCCGAAGATGGCGGGATTTGCTGAGTGATGACATGACGTGGAAGAATCTATGCGTAAAGCACGATTATCAGCGTAGGATGTCGGAAGTCCAAGCTATGCGGGCAGAACTCTACGGTCATGCTCAGCGAGACGACGGTGCGGCCGCCGGGGACTGTTCCGGCGCGCTCACGTCCAACTCGCTACCCACGTCGTTTGGAAGCAGCACCGGCGCGCGGCCGAGGCTCACGTCGTACAAGTCACACTTTAAGCAGAGATATCTGGTTGATGTGGCTTGGAGGACGGGCGGGCGGAACATCTCCAAGAATCTCACCCAGGATGGCGGTGTGGTCACGAGTCTGCATTTGACCTCCAAGTACATCATTGTGGCTCTTGATAATGCCAGGATCCACGTGTTTGATACCGAAGGAAACGCGCTTCGCACCCTGCAGGGCCATGTGATGGGTGTCTGGGCTATGGTGCCCTGGGATGATATCCTGGTCAGTGGTGGCTGTGACAGAGAGGTTCGGGTTTGGGACCTGACGACTGG AAACTGCCTGCATACGCTTAGGGGTCACACCTCCACGGTCCGCTGTCTTAAGATGTCAGATGCCAACACGGCCATTTCCGGATCCAGAGACACGACCCTTCGGGTTTGGGATATCAGAAACGGCACACTGATCAAGCTGCTTGTCGGCCACCAGGCCAGCGTCCGGTGTTTGGAGATCAAGGGTGACATCGTGGTGTCTGGCAGTTATGATACCACCGCCAAGGTGTGGAGTATTTCCGAAGGTCGCTGCCTTCACACGCTTTCGGGGCATTACAGCCAAATCTATGCAATCGCCTTTGATGGCTACCGGGTGGCGACTGGCAGTCTTGACACTAGTGTCAGGATTTGGAATGCGCAGACAGG TGAATGTCAAGCTGTTCTCCAAGGCCACACCTCCCTCGTGGGTCAACTGCAAATGCGCGGCGGCACACTCGTCACGGGCGGCAGTGATGGCTCTGTGAGAGTATGGTCGCTCGAGAGATTCTGCCCTATTCACCGGCTCGCCGCCCACGACAACAGCGTGACGAGCTTGCAATTTGACGACACGAGGGTTGTCAGCGGAGGTAGCGACGGGCGAGTCAAGGTCTGGGATCTCAAGACTGGCCAGCTGGTTCGCGAGCTTATCACGCAGGGCGAGGCTGTGTGGAGGGTTGcgtttgaggatgagaagtGCGTCGCGATGGCGCTGAAGAATAGCCGGACCGTCATGGAG GTTTGGAACTTCTCGCCACCAGAAGAAATGCTCAACGACCGCCCTGTTATCCCATTAAAGAGAACCCTCGACGCCCCAGCACCAGACGGCAGCAGACCACTCAGCGCCTTTGCTCTGGACTACCGGGGTGCTGGAAGCAGTAGTAGCGGCAATGGAATGCTTGACGTCGATATGCCCGACGCAGGACCGTCCACCGCGCCACTTCAACAGAGCGGTGGCATGTTTTTCCGGGATCCATGA